One genomic segment of Primulina tabacum isolate GXHZ01 chromosome 9, ASM2559414v2, whole genome shotgun sequence includes these proteins:
- the LOC142504326 gene encoding uncharacterized protein LOC142504326 produces MNFHEGGPSSFSFYASSSSSDDEDQPSANIQNELNRIDEQQTILSQLINSATVVSNYFQESDNLHRQGSITGYVVINRDRLATEQRLHNDYFSESPMYNESMFKRRFRMSRRLFLRIMESVQQHDNYFVQEVDALGRPELSPYQKISAKMRILAYGMAIDSTDEYIKIGKSTAIESLKRFCRAVVEVFGDWYLRSPNADDIERILLIGKQRGFPRMLGSLDCMHWNWKNCPTGWAGQYADRSGKPIIILEAVAYYKLWICHAYFGLPGSNNDINVLSKSHLFVNLANGVAPPANYLI; encoded by the coding sequence ATGAATTTTCATGAAGGAGGTCCTTCAAGTTTTTCTTTCTATGCGTCCTCGTCGTCATCTGACGACGAAGATCAACCTAGTGCCAACATACAGAATGAGTTGAATCGCATTGACGAACAACAAACGATTTTAAGCCAACTCATAAACAGTGCTACCGTTGTCTCCAATTACTTCCAAGAAAGTGATAATTTACACCGTCAAGGCTCGATCACTGGCTATGTTGTGATTAATCGAGACAGATTAGCTACCGAACAACGCTTGCACAATGACTATTTTTCTGAGTCTCCAATGTACAATGAATCAATGTTCAAGAGACGTTTTCGAATGTCTCGTCGGCTATTCTTGCGAATTATGGAATCCGTTCAACAACATGATAATTACTTTGTACAGGAAGTAGATGCGTTGGGGAGGCCCGAGTTGTCCCCATACCAAAAGATATCAGCCAAAATGCGTATCTTAGCATACGGTATGGCGATAGATTCAACAGATGAGTATATTAAAATCGGGAAGTCTACTGCGATTGAAAGTTTAAAAAGATTTTGTCGGGCTGTGGTAGAGGTTTTTGGTGACTGGTATCTTCGATCTCCAAATGCTGATGATATTGAAAGGATTCTCCTTATTGGAAAACAACGTGGATTCCCAAGGATGCTAGGAAGCCTAGATTGTATGCATTGGAATTGGAAAAACTGTCCAACAGGTTGGGCTGGACAATATGCTGATCGTAGCGGAAAACCAATCATCATTTTGGAGGCCGTAGCATATTACAAGTTGTGGATATGTCATGCATACTTTGGTTTGCCAGGTTCAAACAATGACATTAATGTGTTATCAAAATCTCATCTCTTTGTTAATTTGGCCAATGGTGTAGCTCCCCCTGCTAACTATCTCATATAA